The genomic window GATACTCTACGTCTGAGATTTTCATCTCTAGCCCGAGTGAAGAGGAAATCTCCCGAGCCTTAAACATCGATTCTTCTTCAAGCGATCTTGCTTCTCGCCAAAGGGCCAAGTCGTCAGCGGTAGCTTTGCGCAAAATTCGCTTGATATCGCGTGTGTTTTTGCTCAACTTTTTCTTGTTCATCTGAAGTCGAGCTAACTCTCCTTCGGCAGATACCACTCCAACATCATATCCGGGACTTCCTTCTACTACTATGCAGTCTCCGGGATTTAAGCTAAGGGATGAAGTGTTTTCAAAAAAGTCTTTTCGGCTGCTCTTGAATCTTACCTCCACATATGCAAAGCGCTTCATATTGCCGGGAAGCTCCATATTGCTCAGCCAATCATATACGGCTAACTTACTGCACCCACCGCTGGAACAAGTTCCATTGTTCTTGCATCCTGCCGGCGTTCCGTTACTTCCGTTCGTACAACTCTCACATCCCATTAGCGTGCTATTCTTTTGTTCAAAGTTAAGAAATCGGTTCAGGCCTTTTACCCATGAAAATTCGAATCATCTCGGCACTCAATTTCATATAGAGCAATCGAGGGTTTGCATTCCGCTCTACCAGGCGATGCCCTTTGCTCAGCGTATCGTGGAATGCCCCTAAATCTTTGCCTGCCATATATGGAGCAAATTTTTCGGCAAATTCAGCCGAGGCTCCCATGTATCGGGCCTTATCCTTTCCCAGATAAGCATAGATTACAGCCTCGTGGAGAAAGTTGAGGCAATAGTCCAAGAAATAACCTTGTTGATCTCTACTTAACGCAGCGATCTTTTCAGTTACCTCAACTATATCGTGATTTTTAGGCGCGACACAAGTTCGCATCCAATCGCGAAACAGAGCGAAGTACGCATTTTCTGCATCGGGATCTTTTGCGGTTTTCAAAGCGATGTTGAAATTGCCTTCGGCCATCTGGGTAGCTTTTTCAGCCACCTCTTGATTCACGCCAAATTTTTCTATCAAACCGGTGCGGATCTCTTCGTCTCTCAAAGGACGACATCTTACCATTTGTGCTCGCGAAATAATGGTTGGAAGTAAATCTTCGGGTTTAGCAGGTACCAGAAGAATTAGCGTTCTCGGCGAGGGTTCCTCCAGTGTTTTCAGTAATTTGTTTTCAGCCGCCTGATTTAGTTTTTCAGGCATCCATATGATCATAACCTTGTAGCCTCCGGCAAATGATTTGAGCGATAGCTTTTTCACTATTTGACTGCTTTCATCTACCGGGATAATCGATTGCTTGTTCTCCCCCGCAATTTTAATCTCCCAATCTTTTAAGGACAGATAGGGGTTCTCCTTCACTTGAATTTTGAAGTCGCGCTGAAAAACTTCTGAAATCTCAATTTTATCCTTTTTTACAAAGGGAAAAGAAAAATGTAGATCGGGATGCCCCAGTTGGTCGAGCTGTTTGCAGTTAGGGCATACTCCGCAGCGCTCGTTGGCTCCCCTGTTTTTGCAAAGCAAATAAGCAGAAAAGGCAATGGCCAAGGCCAAATTGCCACTTCCCTCGGGCCCTGCAAACATGAGAGCATGACTCACATGATCATCTTTGACTATTTGAGTCAAGGAATTTTTCAAGTCGGAATGTCCTACGATATCTTTAAAATACACTTCAATTTTCTAAGGCGATCAAAGGTAGAAATATTCATGCCTCTTATCGATGCATTGGGGAGCGAAGATTCTTAATTTTGCGTCAAAGCCAATTCAAATGATTCGAATAGACGACTACGATTTTAAAGATAAAAGAGCCTTGATTCGCGTGGACTTTAATGTGCCACTCAATGAAAAGATGGAAGTAACTGATGCTACCCGAATTGAGGCGGCATTGCCTACCATTCATAAGGTCTTGGACGGAGGTGGTTCCGTGGTGCTTATGTCACACTTGGGAAGACCAAAAGGTGAGCCCAACGAAAAGTATTCTCTTGAGCACATTCTCGGAACCCTGAAAGAAAAGTTAGGAAAAGAGGTGGATTTCGCTTCTGATTGTATAGGCGATGAAGCCAAAAGCCAATCGTCGAATCTGAAGCCCGGTCAAGTATTGATTTTGGAAAACCTCAGATTTCACAAAGAAGAAACCGAATGGGACGAGTTCTTTGCAGGTCAATTGGCAGAGCATGGCGACTGCTATGTGAACGATGCTTTCGGTACAGCGCATAGGGCTCATGCCTCTACAACGACCGTGGCCAAGTTTTTTCCTACGGATAAGATGTTTGGCCTGTTGCTACAAAGTGAGATTGAGAATATGGATCGAGCGCTTTACAGCGAAAACAAACCGGTTTTAGCGATCATCGGCGGAGCCAAGATCAGTACCAAAATCACTGTGGTAGAGAATCTACTCGATAAGGTGAATGATATCATCATAGGTGGTGGAATGGCCTACACCATGGCCAAAGCAAAAGGAGGAAAGATAGGTGACTCTCTCTACGAAGAAGAGTTTTTAGAAACAGCTAAAGGCCTGTACAAAAGGGCTGCGGAGAAGAATGTGAACATTCACATACCTTCGGATACGGTGATTGCTGATGAATTTCGAAACGACGCGAGTTCAGATATTTGCCCAACGACCGAAATTCCTGATGGTTGGATGGGCCTTGACATCGGGCCGATGACCATTGAGGCTTTTGATGAGTTAATCATGCGTTCCAAGGTTATTCTTTGGAATGGACCAATGGGCGTTTTTGAGATGGAAAATTTTGCCAAAGGAACTGTGCAAGTGGCCAAGTCTTTGGCAGCAGCCACTAAGAATGGAGCATTCACACTCGTAGGTGGTGGAGACTCAGTAGCAGCGATCAACAAGTTTGGCCTGAGCGATCAAGTGAGTTATGTATCTACCGGTGGGGGAGCTATGCTGGAATACCTTGAAGGAAAAACGCTACCTGGAATTGCAGCAATCAGAGACTAGTTAAAATCGATACCCTCTTTAATGTCATCGAGGGTATCTTCAAGTTGTTCTTTCCATTTGGCTTGAGCCAAAGTCGGATAAATCGAGGGAAGTAATTCAGAAGCCGGTTCATAGAGATATGAATCGGCTTTTTCTTTTGCTGGAATTAAATCTTCGGTGAGGGGAAAGCCATTGATCAAGTAAAGGAGGCCGCTCACAATCAGTAAAAACTTCAACCCACCGAAAAGCAGTCCAAAGAGTTTGTTGACCAGACCAAGCGCTACTAGTTTGATTAGTCCTTCAAGAATTTTTCCGAACACGAAAACCAAGACTACGATAACGATGAAGAGTAGTGCGAAGCCCAGTACACCACTCACTCTTGGGTCAGTATTGAAAGTTTCACGCAGGTAATCACTTCCCATTTCACCGAAGGTAGCTGCTCCGTATACGCCCAATATCAAGGCCATCAGCGTGCACAACTCGATGATTAGTCCGCGCTTAAAGCCTTTGAACATTCCCCATAAAACGGGTAGAAGAATACAGATATCGAGGATCATTTCAGCAAGACTCCTTTTCGACCCATCAATGGAACTTCAGTGGTATTCTCTTTCTGGATGGTCTCCGCTAAGAAAACGTATTTCTTGTCGAATATTTCACTATCGATGTAAAAACTGACCCAATATTGGTTGTTCAACTTGAACAGGTCTTCCATTATCGGCTCGATCTTTACGTAGCTTTTCGGCGGAATAGTTTCCACCAAATGCCGCAATTGGGAAGTCTCAACCTTCTCCTTTTCTATCAGGCCGTATCCTCTTGAAGCTACAATCACGTTTGTAATTTCAACTTCTTTAAGATTGATGAGGTAGATGTACCATTCGTCTACTCCCGTCTCTGGATTGCTTTCAGGGACGGCCGCCAAGGCAATGTCTTCTACTTTCGGCGGGTCAATGTCTTTTATCACTAAATCAGATTTGGGCGTAAAATTAGGAAATAAGCTCCCACTCGAATAATTCAGTGAGGTGGTTTCGAAGCTTTTCTTTCACTTCGTCCATATCGAGCTTTCGACCCAATTCCTTTTCCATTGAAGTCACCGCTTTATCATCGATTCCACAAGGAATAATATTGTTGAAGTATTCCAACTGAGAATTCACATTGAAGGCGAGCCCGTGCATCGTAACCCAGCGACTGCAACGTACACCTAAGGCACAGATTTTTCTGGCCCTTTCGGGATTATCAGGGTTGAGCCAAACGCCGGTAAGTCCTTCGTAGCGTTCTCCCTTAATGCCGTATTCGGCCAAAGTGAGAATAACCGCTTCTTCCAGATAGCGCAGGTATTTGTGGATATCGGTAAAGAATTGATCCAAATCGATAATGGGATAAGCTACGATCTGACCAGGGCCGTGGTAGGTGATGTCGCCACCGCGATTGATTTTGAAATACTCAATCCCCTTTTCTGCCAGCTCTTCTTTACTCAGCAGAAGGTTTTCGACTTTACCGCTTTTGCCGAGAGTATAGACATGCGGGTGCTCAACAAAAACCAGGTAGTTGCCGGGAACAGGCTCTGATTCGCCTGTTTTTCGCATTTCGATCTTGCGCTGAACAACACCCGAAAAAAGCTCTTCTTGATAATCCCAAGTATCCTGATAGCCTTTTAGTCCGACTTCAATTAATTGAACCTTTGGTAGTTGCTTTTTCAACCTTTTGCCAGCTCGGCTTTGAAATAATCAATGACATCAATTTCGACAGGGTCCACATCCTTTTCTACAGCCATGTAGAAAGAGATCCAGTCAGCAAGATGAATGAGGTAATAAACCATCTCAATTCTGGTAGCACCTTTTGGCTTTAGCTCAATAATGACATCAGTGTAGCGTGAAATGATTTCCTTGCTCAACTCCATGCGCTTTACCGTTCCGGGATGATCTTCCGGTGTTCGGATAATCACGACCGCATAATCCTTGCTTCCTCCTGCCCATGAAACCAACTCATTGTGGTTCATTTCCGGAAGTGCATGGTGCCAGCATAGGGTCTTTGCGTTCTCATTGATCTGTTGACGAAATCGCACCGCTACTGCTTCGAAATAAGTCTCGGAATAGATCACAGGAATTCGGTTTCCTATCTTATTGGCAATCGCCGCAGCTTCTGTTTTTATTATTCCCTTTTCATCTTTTAGCAGTTGAGCTGCCGCAGATAAATCTGACACAAAGTCTTTGTCTATCAGGCCATAAGCTGAAAGAATAAAAAGTTGTTGGAGCGCGTTGTATCCAAAACTGGTACGAGGTGGCTGTCCTGAGGGAATTTTGATCATGTTGAAATCATTCTCTCTCGCCAAAAGCTCCAGCTTCCCACCTGATGTCACACAAGAGATGGAAGCTCCTTTTGTCATGGCTTCTGCCAGTGTGCTCAACGTTTCTTCCGTATTTCCACTGTAGCTGCAGGCTACAAACAGGGTGTCTTCGCCAACCCAAGCAGGAATGCGGTAATCATTTACTACGTGGATGGGAACCGTGCATTGGTCCCAAACGAGTTGAGAGGCAAATTTCCCACCTATACCTGAACCACCTAAGCCCGAAACCAAGACATTCTTTACAGGACGAGGCTTAAAGTTTTCTACTGCTTTTTTACCGATCTCAATCGCCTCGACCATATTGTCAGGAAAGGCATCGATCAACCTTTCCATTTCTTTAATTGCTTCTTGCTTTGTCATTGGAATCCCTTTTGGGTTGTTTTTCTTTAAACGGCCCGAAGATACCAATGTTACGCAGTAAGTCAATTGATTATCTTTGCCCAAATTTTTTTGGAGATGGCTGCACAGCAACTGAACGAGCAAGAAGTAATCCGACGTCAAGCACTTG from Cryomorphaceae bacterium 1068 includes these protein-coding regions:
- a CDS encoding CvpA family protein → MILDICILLPVLWGMFKGFKRGLIIELCTLMALILGVYGAATFGEMGSDYLRETFNTDPRVSGVLGFALLFIVIVVLVFVFGKILEGLIKLVALGLVNKLFGLLFGGLKFLLIVSGLLYLINGFPLTEDLIPAKEKADSYLYEPASELLPSIYPTLAQAKWKEQLEDTLDDIKEGIDFN
- a CDS encoding bifunctional phosphoglucose/phosphomannose isomerase, producing MTKQEAIKEMERLIDAFPDNMVEAIEIGKKAVENFKPRPVKNVLVSGLGGSGIGGKFASQLVWDQCTVPIHVVNDYRIPAWVGEDTLFVACSYSGNTEETLSTLAEAMTKGASISCVTSGGKLELLARENDFNMIKIPSGQPPRTSFGYNALQQLFILSAYGLIDKDFVSDLSAAAQLLKDEKGIIKTEAAAIANKIGNRIPVIYSETYFEAVAVRFRQQINENAKTLCWHHALPEMNHNELVSWAGGSKDYAVVIIRTPEDHPGTVKRMELSKEIISRYTDVIIELKPKGATRIEMVYYLIHLADWISFYMAVEKDVDPVEIDVIDYFKAELAKG
- a CDS encoding phosphoglycerate kinase, which produces MIRIDDYDFKDKRALIRVDFNVPLNEKMEVTDATRIEAALPTIHKVLDGGGSVVLMSHLGRPKGEPNEKYSLEHILGTLKEKLGKEVDFASDCIGDEAKSQSSNLKPGQVLILENLRFHKEETEWDEFFAGQLAEHGDCYVNDAFGTAHRAHASTTTVAKFFPTDKMFGLLLQSEIENMDRALYSENKPVLAIIGGAKISTKITVVENLLDKVNDIIIGGGMAYTMAKAKGGKIGDSLYEEEFLETAKGLYKRAAEKNVNIHIPSDTVIADEFRNDASSDICPTTEIPDGWMGLDIGPMTIEAFDELIMRSKVILWNGPMGVFEMENFAKGTVQVAKSLAAATKNGAFTLVGGGDSVAAINKFGLSDQVSYVSTGGGAMLEYLEGKTLPGIAAIRD
- the lipB gene encoding lipoyl(octanoyl) transferase LipB, yielding MKKQLPKVQLIEVGLKGYQDTWDYQEELFSGVVQRKIEMRKTGESEPVPGNYLVFVEHPHVYTLGKSGKVENLLLSKEELAEKGIEYFKINRGGDITYHGPGQIVAYPIIDLDQFFTDIHKYLRYLEEAVILTLAEYGIKGERYEGLTGVWLNPDNPERARKICALGVRCSRWVTMHGLAFNVNSQLEYFNNIIPCGIDDKAVTSMEKELGRKLDMDEVKEKLRNHLTELFEWELIS